The following proteins are encoded in a genomic region of Variovorax paradoxus:
- the arsB gene encoding ACR3 family arsenite efflux transporter has product MSAVIDSKPARVASMSVFERYLTVWVFLCIGIGIALGQLLPGVFQAVGRLEVARVNIPVGVLIWVMIIPMLLRVDFAALANVKNHWRGIGVTLFINWAVKPFSMALLAWLFVRQVFAGYLPAEQLDSYVAGLILLAAAPCTAMVFVWSRLTGGDPVFTLSQVALNDTIMVFAFAPIVALLLGMSAITVPWDTLITSVVLYIVLPVIFAQLWRRQLLRAGPAAFERVMHRIGPWSIAALLLTLVLLFAFQGKAVIDQPLVIAMLGVPILIQVVFNSGLAYWLNRKVGEKHSIACPSALIGASNFFELAVAAAISLFGFHSGAALATVVGVLIEVPVMLAVVKVVNASRGWYES; this is encoded by the coding sequence ATGAGCGCCGTGATCGACAGCAAGCCTGCACGCGTGGCTTCCATGAGCGTCTTCGAGCGCTATCTGACCGTCTGGGTGTTCCTGTGCATCGGGATCGGCATCGCGCTCGGGCAGCTGCTGCCCGGCGTGTTTCAGGCGGTCGGCCGGCTCGAGGTCGCCCGGGTCAACATTCCCGTCGGCGTGCTCATCTGGGTGATGATCATCCCGATGCTGTTGCGGGTCGACTTCGCAGCTCTCGCGAACGTCAAGAACCATTGGCGTGGGATCGGCGTCACGCTCTTCATCAACTGGGCCGTGAAGCCTTTCTCGATGGCGCTCCTGGCGTGGCTCTTCGTGCGCCAGGTCTTTGCAGGTTACCTGCCTGCCGAGCAGCTGGACAGCTACGTCGCCGGGCTCATCCTGCTGGCGGCCGCGCCATGCACCGCCATGGTCTTTGTCTGGAGCCGGCTGACCGGCGGCGACCCTGTGTTCACGCTGTCCCAGGTGGCCCTGAACGACACCATCATGGTGTTTGCCTTCGCGCCGATCGTGGCCTTGCTGCTTGGCATGTCCGCGATCACCGTGCCCTGGGACACGCTCATCACCTCGGTGGTGCTCTACATCGTCCTGCCGGTGATCTTCGCGCAGCTCTGGCGCCGGCAGCTGCTGAGGGCGGGTCCTGCCGCCTTCGAGCGCGTGATGCACCGCATCGGCCCGTGGTCGATCGCAGCGCTGCTGTTGACGCTCGTGCTGCTCTTTGCATTCCAGGGAAAAGCCGTCATCGATCAGCCGCTTGTCATCGCCATGCTGGGCGTGCCGATCCTGATTCAGGTGGTCTTCAACTCGGGCTTGGCCTACTGGCTCAACCGCAAGGTGGGCGAGAAGCACAGCATTGCGTGCCCCTCTGCGCTGATCGGCGCTTCCAACTTCTTCGAGCTGGCCGTGGCTGCCGCCATCAGTCTCTTCGGCTTCCACTCGGGCGCCGCGCTGGCGACCGTCGTGGGCGTGCTCATCGAAGTCCCGGTCATGTTGGCGGTTGTGAAGGTGGTGAATGCATCGCGCGGTTGGTATGAATCCTGA
- a CDS encoding arsenate reductase ArsC has protein sequence MTTNILILCTHNSARSVLSEGMLNHWAKKLGKDVRAFSAGSSPSGRINPFAIEALHAAGVDISSYRSKSWDEFAVADAPPMRAVITVCDSAAQEVCPYWPGTPVKVHWGYPDPSNAPGGEEAKRQAFELTRQALAYRMLQLVQLDGLEEMSNDALQAHLQRISSN, from the coding sequence GTGACGACGAACATCCTCATTCTCTGCACCCACAACTCGGCGCGCAGCGTGCTCTCCGAGGGCATGTTGAACCACTGGGCGAAAAAGCTCGGCAAGGACGTCAGGGCCTTCAGCGCCGGCAGCAGCCCGAGCGGACGCATCAACCCCTTCGCGATCGAAGCGCTGCACGCGGCCGGCGTCGACATCTCCAGCTACCGCAGCAAGAGCTGGGACGAGTTCGCAGTGGCAGACGCGCCTCCAATGCGGGCCGTCATCACGGTGTGCGACAGCGCCGCTCAGGAGGTCTGCCCCTACTGGCCGGGTACCCCAGTCAAAGTGCACTGGGGATACCCGGATCCTTCCAATGCACCCGGCGGTGAAGAGGCAAAGCGGCAGGCCTTCGAGTTGACGCGCCAGGCCCTTGCCTACCGCATGCTCCAGCTGGTCCAGCTCGACGGCTTGGAAGAGATGAGCAACGACGCGCTGCAGGCTCATCTGCAGCGCATTTCCTCGAACTGA
- a CDS encoding ArsI/CadI family heavy metal resistance metalloenzyme has translation MKRFHVHLHVDDLSKSVDFYSKLFDAEPARLEPDYAKWMLEDPRVNFAISTVSRGKGVDHLGFQAESEEELADLKRRASAADSTLFDEGDTVCCYAKSEKHWVTDPQGLAWEHYRTMDASRIFGQRRDQVSQQVQGLATKAAEQLGLSKNACCAR, from the coding sequence ATGAAGCGCTTTCACGTTCACCTGCATGTTGACGACCTCTCCAAGAGCGTCGATTTCTATTCCAAGCTCTTCGACGCGGAGCCCGCTCGGCTCGAGCCCGACTATGCGAAATGGATGCTGGAAGATCCCCGCGTCAACTTTGCAATTTCCACCGTCAGCCGAGGCAAAGGGGTTGATCACCTCGGCTTCCAGGCCGAGAGCGAGGAAGAGCTGGCCGACCTGAAGCGCCGCGCCAGCGCGGCTGACAGCACTCTATTTGACGAGGGGGACACGGTCTGCTGCTACGCCAAGAGCGAGAAGCACTGGGTCACTGATCCGCAAGGCCTGGCTTGGGAGCACTACAGAACAATGGATGCATCCAGGATCTTCGGCCAGCGACGCGACCAGGTCAGCCAGCAGGTTCAAGGCCTGGCCACGAAAGCTGCCGAACAGCTGGGCCTCTCGAAGAACGCTTGCTGCGCCCGCTGA
- a CDS encoding ArsR/SmtB family transcription factor: MEENDVVRSLAALAQPVRLQVFRCLVVAGPGGLTPGALVDAIGVPATSLSFHLKELTHAGLVSQERQGRNLIYRAAFDQMNALLGYLTENCCQGEACLTANGAKVCSP; this comes from the coding sequence ATGGAAGAAAACGACGTTGTCCGATCCCTTGCTGCGCTGGCGCAGCCCGTCCGACTGCAGGTCTTTCGCTGCCTGGTCGTCGCCGGGCCTGGTGGATTGACGCCCGGCGCCCTCGTCGACGCAATCGGCGTGCCCGCCACCAGCCTGTCGTTCCACCTGAAGGAGCTGACGCATGCGGGCCTGGTCTCGCAGGAGCGGCAGGGGCGCAATCTGATTTACCGCGCCGCCTTCGACCAAATGAACGCACTGCTCGGCTACCTCACTGAAAACTGCTGCCAGGGCGAGGCCTGCCTCACCGCCAATGGCGCCAAGGTTTGTTCACCCTGA
- a CDS encoding AraC family transcriptional regulator, giving the protein MPDRLEALLTHFSVSARVFHTGALCGINDLDGEGATGQLHLVRRGEVGVSHGGAEVLRIERPSLLMYPRPMAHRFITNDVHGADFACAHLQFEGGAANPILAALPAFVCLPLEEIDGTEGVLELLFEEAFEQRCGKQVLLNRLFDVVLIQVLRHLMEKGQTRSGLLAGLSHPRLRNAVVAMHEKPALEWTLDALAAEAGMSRSVFAIQFRDTVGCTPGVYLQRWRVGLAQQALRQGRPLKLIAQEVGYGSEAALSRAFKAQSGLSPREWKQAA; this is encoded by the coding sequence ATGCCTGATCGGCTCGAAGCCCTGCTGACGCACTTTTCCGTGAGCGCGCGGGTGTTCCATACCGGCGCGCTGTGCGGAATCAACGACCTCGACGGGGAGGGCGCCACCGGCCAGCTGCACCTGGTGCGCCGCGGAGAGGTGGGCGTGAGCCACGGCGGCGCGGAGGTGCTGCGCATCGAGCGGCCCAGCCTTCTGATGTACCCGCGGCCGATGGCGCACAGGTTCATCACCAACGACGTGCACGGCGCGGACTTTGCCTGTGCGCACCTGCAGTTCGAAGGTGGCGCCGCGAACCCGATCCTGGCTGCGTTGCCCGCGTTCGTCTGCCTGCCGCTGGAAGAAATCGACGGCACCGAGGGCGTGCTGGAGCTGCTGTTCGAAGAAGCCTTCGAGCAGCGCTGCGGCAAGCAGGTGCTGCTGAACCGCCTGTTCGACGTGGTGCTCATCCAGGTGCTCAGGCACCTGATGGAAAAGGGGCAAACCCGCTCCGGCCTGCTCGCGGGACTCTCGCATCCGCGGTTGCGCAACGCCGTGGTGGCCATGCATGAGAAGCCGGCGCTCGAATGGACGCTCGACGCGCTGGCCGCCGAAGCAGGCATGTCGCGCAGCGTGTTCGCCATCCAGTTCCGCGACACCGTGGGATGCACGCCGGGGGTGTACCTGCAACGCTGGCGCGTCGGCCTCGCGCAGCAGGCATTGCGTCAGGGGCGTCCGCTCAAGCTCATTGCGCAAGAGGTCGGCTACGGGAGCGAAGCCGCGTTGTCGCGCGCTTTCAAGGCGCAAAGCGGCCTGTCGCCGCGGGAGTGGAAGCAGGCCGCATGA
- a CDS encoding alpha/beta fold hydrolase has protein sequence MNAYLPRLSRIFAVAALAVAANTVFAADKSAVRQPAPAVAKTASYITTKDGVQLYYKDWGPRNGQVVTFSHGWPLNSDSWESQMIFLASKGYRVIAHDRRGHGRSSQPWEGNDMDHYADDLATVINTLGVKDVTLVGFSTGGGEVARYIGRYGTGRVKKAALVSAVPPQMLKTDKNPGGLPIEVFDGIRKGELENRSQLYLDIASGPFFGFNRPGAKVSQGSIQSFWAQGMQAGHKNTYDSIAAFSATDFTEDLKRFDVPTLVVHGDDDQIVPIDASGRASAKLIKNAKLIVYAGAPHGLADTHKDRLNNDLLNFIKE, from the coding sequence ATGAACGCGTACCTTCCCCGCCTGAGCCGCATCTTCGCCGTGGCCGCGCTGGCTGTTGCGGCCAATACCGTGTTCGCCGCCGACAAATCGGCCGTTCGCCAGCCGGCGCCCGCGGTTGCCAAGACCGCCAGCTACATCACCACCAAGGACGGCGTGCAGCTCTACTACAAGGACTGGGGGCCTAGGAACGGCCAGGTCGTGACCTTCAGCCACGGCTGGCCGCTGAATTCGGACAGCTGGGAATCGCAGATGATTTTCCTCGCCTCGAAGGGCTACCGCGTGATTGCGCATGACCGCCGCGGCCATGGCCGCTCGAGCCAGCCCTGGGAAGGCAACGACATGGACCACTACGCCGACGACCTGGCGACGGTGATCAACACGCTGGGTGTGAAGGACGTGACGCTGGTCGGCTTCTCCACCGGCGGCGGTGAGGTGGCGCGCTACATCGGCCGCTACGGCACCGGCCGCGTCAAGAAGGCGGCGCTGGTGAGCGCGGTTCCGCCGCAGATGCTGAAGACCGACAAGAACCCGGGCGGCCTCCCCATCGAGGTGTTCGACGGCATCCGCAAGGGCGAGTTGGAGAACCGCTCGCAGCTGTATCTCGACATTGCCTCGGGCCCGTTCTTCGGCTTCAACCGGCCGGGCGCGAAGGTGTCGCAGGGCTCCATCCAGTCGTTCTGGGCGCAGGGCATGCAGGCCGGCCACAAGAACACGTACGACTCGATCGCGGCGTTCTCGGCCACCGACTTCACCGAAGACCTGAAGCGCTTCGACGTGCCGACCCTGGTCGTGCATGGCGACGACGACCAGATCGTGCCGATCGATGCCTCTGGCCGGGCTTCCGCCAAGCTGATCAAGAACGCCAAGCTGATCGTCTATGCGGGCGCACCGCACGGGCTCGCCGACACGCACAAGGACCGGCTCAACAACGACCTGCTGAACTTCATCAAGGAATAA
- a CDS encoding type IV pilin protein: MTKHSFSRKRNGFTLIEVMITVAIVAILASIAYPSYGRYIIRAKRSAAQAQMMDIANRQQQFLLANRIYADKTTLTASGYSLPAEVAANYGYTITLSDPTAPPAFLLTFSPTGNQQADGDLTLDHTGAKTPADKW, translated from the coding sequence ATGACAAAGCACTCGTTTTCGCGCAAACGCAATGGCTTCACATTGATCGAGGTGATGATCACGGTCGCGATCGTTGCGATCCTGGCTTCCATCGCGTACCCCAGCTACGGGCGCTACATCATTCGAGCCAAGCGCTCCGCGGCCCAGGCGCAAATGATGGACATCGCCAACCGGCAGCAGCAGTTTCTGCTGGCCAACCGCATTTACGCGGACAAGACAACCCTGACCGCCAGCGGCTACTCCCTGCCTGCCGAGGTTGCAGCCAACTATGGCTACACGATCACCCTCTCGGACCCGACTGCTCCTCCCGCATTTCTGCTGACCTTCAGCCCCACGGGAAACCAGCAGGCGGACGGGGACCTGACGCTCGACCACACAGGCGCGAAAACGCCGGCGGACAAATGGTGA
- a CDS encoding pilus assembly protein has product MQRGATLLEVLVTLLIVSFGLFGLVGLQARLQSSEMESYQRSQALILLNDMASRIAINRRVASSYVTTAPLGAGATCPASTGSRQQVDAGEWCNALQGAAETSGTTKLGAMIGGRGCVEDLGNNEYLITVAWQGLVPIAAPPEGVACGKDAYDVAPTATTPSPQCTADRCRRTVTTLVRIGVLS; this is encoded by the coding sequence ATGCAACGCGGCGCCACGCTGCTCGAAGTGCTGGTCACGCTGCTGATCGTCTCCTTCGGACTGTTCGGCCTCGTGGGCCTGCAGGCCCGCCTGCAGTCGTCCGAAATGGAGTCCTATCAGCGTTCGCAGGCGCTGATCCTGCTTAACGACATGGCGAGCCGCATCGCGATCAATCGCCGCGTGGCTTCGAGCTACGTCACCACCGCGCCGCTGGGCGCCGGGGCCACCTGCCCCGCCAGCACCGGGTCGCGCCAGCAGGTGGACGCCGGCGAATGGTGCAACGCGCTGCAGGGCGCGGCCGAAACCTCGGGCACCACCAAGCTCGGCGCCATGATCGGTGGGCGGGGTTGCGTGGAAGACCTGGGCAACAACGAATACCTGATCACCGTCGCCTGGCAGGGCCTCGTGCCCATCGCCGCACCCCCGGAAGGCGTGGCCTGCGGCAAAGACGCGTACGACGTGGCCCCCACCGCAACAACGCCAAGCCCGCAGTGCACCGCCGACAGGTGCCGCCGGACCGTGACGACGCTGGTGCGCATCGGGGTGCTTTCATGA
- a CDS encoding PilW family protein, whose product MRRARPAPGVCRSARASLRQRGLTLIELMVSVTIMLIVLAALIALFLNVNSTQREMVKVNRQIESGRLSVFVLENEVSHAGFWENYMPEFDDLTVSAVPAKVPTGAAPDPCLPYSAATWTEDYKRSLLDVPVQAYDAVPASCAALLTNKKANTDVLVVRHAETCVAGMPNCEADALGKLYFQSSFCGTQKPSDFDLSTAGFATMLAKNCTAPSPKRKFISDIYYVRDYAETVGDGIPTLARSRFDLSATGLGQQPPVPLIEGVEGFRVELGLDTLSKTGAAVNYTQAISWADATNRSTPTNRGDGSPDGNFVHCSTASPCTADQLINVASLKLYVVARSLEISPGHTDARTYNLGSTTLGPFNDHYKRHAFTTAVRLTNVTGRRETP is encoded by the coding sequence ATGAGGCGGGCGCGCCCCGCGCCCGGAGTTTGCCGGTCTGCTCGTGCATCGCTGCGCCAGCGCGGCCTGACGCTGATCGAGCTGATGGTGTCGGTCACCATCATGCTGATCGTGCTGGCGGCGCTGATTGCGCTGTTCCTGAATGTGAACAGTACCCAGCGCGAAATGGTCAAGGTCAACCGCCAGATCGAGAGCGGCCGGCTCAGCGTCTTCGTGCTGGAAAACGAGGTTTCGCACGCGGGCTTCTGGGAAAACTACATGCCCGAGTTCGACGACCTCACGGTGTCGGCCGTACCCGCCAAGGTGCCTACCGGCGCCGCGCCCGATCCATGCCTTCCCTATTCGGCGGCCACATGGACCGAAGACTACAAGCGCAGCCTGCTCGACGTGCCCGTACAGGCCTACGACGCCGTGCCGGCCAGCTGCGCCGCGCTGCTGACCAACAAGAAAGCCAACACCGACGTGCTGGTGGTGCGCCATGCCGAAACCTGCGTGGCGGGCATGCCGAACTGCGAAGCCGACGCGCTGGGCAAGCTGTATTTCCAGTCGTCGTTCTGCGGTACTCAGAAGCCGTCTGATTTCGACCTCAGCACGGCCGGCTTCGCCACCATGCTGGCCAAGAACTGCACGGCGCCGTCGCCCAAGCGCAAGTTCATTTCCGACATCTACTATGTGCGCGACTACGCGGAAACGGTCGGCGACGGCATACCGACGCTGGCGCGGTCGCGCTTCGACCTCTCGGCCACCGGGCTGGGTCAGCAGCCGCCGGTGCCGCTCATCGAAGGTGTCGAAGGCTTCCGCGTGGAGCTGGGCCTGGACACGCTGAGCAAGACCGGAGCAGCCGTGAACTACACCCAGGCGATCTCCTGGGCCGATGCGACCAACCGATCGACACCCACCAACCGCGGCGACGGAAGCCCCGACGGCAACTTCGTTCATTGCAGCACGGCGTCGCCCTGCACCGCCGACCAGCTGATCAACGTCGCCTCGCTCAAGCTCTATGTGGTCGCACGCAGCCTGGAAATTTCTCCGGGCCATACCGATGCGCGCACCTACAACCTGGGGAGCACGACGCTCGGCCCCTTCAACGACCACTACAAGCGGCATGCGTTCACCACCGCGGTGCGCCTGACCAACGTGACCGGCCGCAGGGAAACGCCGTGA
- a CDS encoding pilus assembly PilX family protein → MTSTHPLRRQGGAALIVGLIMLVLITLAVTAGFTLSNTNLKSVGNMQNRNEAVAAANRAIEEVAASLLLPGVDGSPSLAMPQRTESRVDINNDGTIDYTVEIAAPTCVRATKSTDTGGGGTAGPGGIGGNSSSSGSGLNALPDQYNSVWDISTTVTDAKTGASTAVRQGVRALLNKAQFEALCS, encoded by the coding sequence ATGACATCCACACACCCCTTGCGCCGGCAAGGCGGCGCGGCGTTGATCGTCGGGTTGATCATGCTGGTGCTCATCACGCTGGCCGTCACGGCGGGGTTCACCCTCAGCAACACCAACCTCAAGTCGGTCGGCAACATGCAGAACCGGAACGAGGCCGTGGCCGCAGCCAACCGCGCCATCGAGGAAGTGGCGGCCTCGCTGCTGCTGCCGGGCGTCGACGGCTCGCCTTCGCTGGCCATGCCGCAACGCACCGAGAGCCGGGTCGACATCAACAACGACGGCACCATCGACTACACGGTAGAGATCGCCGCGCCCACCTGCGTGCGCGCCACGAAGTCCACCGACACCGGCGGCGGCGGCACCGCCGGCCCCGGCGGCATCGGCGGAAACTCTTCCAGCAGTGGCTCGGGCCTCAATGCCCTGCCCGACCAATACAACTCGGTGTGGGACATCAGCACCACGGTGACCGATGCCAAAACCGGTGCGTCCACCGCGGTGCGCCAGGGCGTGCGAGCGCTGCTGAACAAAGCGCAGTTCGAAGCGCTGTGCTCGTAG
- a CDS encoding pilus assembly protein: MKKNFFRPLWAAALLMLSLSAAQAEDIDLFVGYNQTVADAPNVLFVVDNTANWTPMFAAEMNALASAFESLPTGKFKVGVMMFSETGGGNSNVDGAYLRAGVRLMDDATKAKYGTMIRNLDVSADKSNGGKAGKMMAEVYRYLAGQAPMAGNNKLKADYTGNVSTYGSGKNESAGSVASRAIWALPGNPLNAFGGTTYNAPNTANCIGTYVIYISNGAAQDNSSDTTTSTNALRTAGGTTTTIPLSPSGSQDNVADEWAKFLQSSMGVKVYTVETATASGGQGPGWSALLKSMAGQSKGEYYDLSAKVDLGLALKEALDDIFSKIQSVNSVFSSVSLPVSVNTQGTYLNQVFVGMFRPDDSAYPRWNGNLKQYKLGLDSSNQLILQDAAGANAINNQTGFIAPCARSFWTPAPSDTDAYWSFRPAGDCLGKEAAESPDGNVVEKGAQGYMLRQVLTADRNVQTCAPGNCSILTSFSTGNTAGITAAALGAQSDAERATLIEWLRGLDNKGDERTDSTGKPLTSTTAMRPSVHGDVVHSRPVAINYGTDAAPQVVVFYGANDGVLRAVNGNQSAAIGSAAPGSELWAFVPPEFYGSIKRLYANTTRISFPGVPVSVGATAPKPYGMDGAMAAYRQGTSAWLYASMRRGGRLVYAFDVSNPTAPILKWRRGCPNQDNDVGCDTGANDMSGIGQTWSAPKIVKSAGYGAGSTPMVMFGGGYDKCEDVDTTDPTKACGTAAKGNKVYVLDASTGDVLKTFTTDRAVTGEVTIVNDSAGLAKIAYAADLGGNVYRIAIGAAAPGSWTMTKIASLGCATTTATCTPNRKFMFGPDVVEDNGLYVLLLGSGDREKPLRSYAAALGVSNRFYMMVDKPADATWLTSESSNCDGNSLLCHGSLLAITGTDAPTPTALAAKKGWYLVLAAGEQVVTSSVTAYGNTTFNTHTPTNPAVSQSCRADLGTANVYNLSYLNATGQNGARFQNVVGGGLAPSPVVGRVMVGDTFRDVVIGANPDSFLSPKGAAVKTAFTQPKGRVYWFIQK, from the coding sequence ATGAAAAAGAACTTCTTCCGGCCGCTCTGGGCCGCCGCGCTGCTGATGCTCAGCCTGTCCGCGGCTCAGGCGGAAGACATCGATCTGTTCGTCGGCTACAACCAGACCGTGGCGGACGCACCGAACGTGCTGTTCGTGGTGGACAACACCGCCAACTGGACTCCGATGTTCGCCGCCGAGATGAACGCGCTGGCCAGCGCGTTCGAGAGCCTGCCCACGGGCAAGTTCAAGGTCGGCGTGATGATGTTCAGCGAAACGGGCGGAGGCAACTCGAACGTCGACGGCGCCTACCTGCGCGCCGGCGTGCGCCTGATGGACGACGCCACCAAGGCCAAGTACGGCACGATGATCCGCAACCTCGACGTCAGCGCCGACAAGTCCAACGGCGGCAAGGCCGGCAAGATGATGGCGGAGGTGTACCGCTACCTGGCCGGCCAGGCGCCAATGGCCGGCAACAACAAGCTGAAGGCCGACTACACGGGCAATGTCTCCACCTACGGCAGCGGCAAGAACGAGTCCGCCGGTTCGGTGGCTTCCCGGGCGATCTGGGCGCTTCCCGGCAATCCGCTGAATGCATTCGGCGGCACCACCTACAACGCGCCCAACACCGCGAACTGCATCGGCACCTACGTCATCTACATCAGCAACGGCGCCGCGCAGGACAACAGCAGCGACACCACGACGTCCACCAATGCGCTGCGTACGGCCGGAGGCACCACCACCACCATTCCGCTGAGCCCGAGCGGCTCGCAGGACAACGTGGCCGACGAATGGGCCAAGTTCCTGCAGAGCAGCATGGGCGTGAAGGTCTACACGGTCGAAACAGCGACGGCCTCCGGCGGCCAGGGTCCCGGCTGGAGCGCGCTGCTCAAGAGCATGGCGGGCCAGAGCAAGGGTGAGTACTATGACCTCAGCGCCAAGGTCGACCTGGGCCTGGCGCTCAAGGAGGCGCTCGACGACATCTTCAGCAAGATCCAGTCGGTCAACAGCGTGTTCTCGTCGGTGAGCCTGCCCGTGAGCGTGAACACGCAGGGCACCTACCTGAACCAGGTGTTCGTGGGCATGTTCCGCCCCGACGATTCCGCCTATCCGCGCTGGAACGGCAACCTCAAGCAATACAAGCTCGGGCTCGACAGCAGCAACCAGCTGATCCTGCAGGACGCGGCCGGCGCCAACGCCATCAACAACCAGACCGGCTTCATTGCGCCCTGCGCACGAAGTTTCTGGACACCCGCGCCGAGCGACACCGATGCGTACTGGAGCTTCCGGCCCGCGGGCGACTGCCTTGGCAAGGAGGCGGCCGAAAGCCCGGACGGCAACGTGGTCGAAAAAGGCGCGCAGGGCTACATGCTGCGGCAGGTGCTCACGGCCGACCGCAACGTCCAGACCTGTGCACCGGGCAACTGCTCGATCCTGACAAGCTTCAGCACCGGCAATACGGCCGGCATCACCGCGGCAGCCCTGGGCGCACAAAGCGACGCCGAACGTGCCACGCTGATCGAATGGCTGCGCGGCCTGGACAACAAGGGCGACGAGCGGACCGATTCGACCGGCAAGCCCCTGACCTCCACGACCGCCATGCGGCCTTCGGTGCACGGCGACGTGGTGCATTCGCGCCCCGTGGCCATCAACTACGGCACCGATGCCGCCCCGCAGGTGGTGGTGTTCTACGGTGCCAACGACGGCGTGCTGCGCGCCGTCAACGGCAACCAGAGCGCGGCCATCGGCTCGGCGGCGCCCGGCAGCGAGTTGTGGGCTTTCGTGCCGCCGGAGTTCTACGGCAGCATCAAGCGGCTGTACGCCAACACCACGCGCATCAGTTTTCCCGGTGTGCCAGTGAGCGTGGGCGCTACAGCTCCCAAGCCCTATGGCATGGACGGCGCCATGGCGGCCTACCGCCAGGGTACGTCGGCGTGGCTCTACGCGAGCATGCGCCGCGGCGGCCGCCTGGTGTATGCCTTCGATGTGTCGAACCCCACGGCGCCCATTCTGAAATGGCGCAGGGGCTGCCCGAACCAGGACAACGATGTCGGTTGCGATACCGGCGCGAACGACATGAGCGGCATCGGCCAGACCTGGTCGGCTCCCAAGATCGTGAAATCGGCCGGCTATGGCGCCGGCAGCACGCCCATGGTGATGTTCGGCGGCGGCTACGACAAGTGCGAAGACGTCGACACCACCGACCCGACCAAGGCATGCGGCACGGCCGCCAAGGGCAACAAGGTCTACGTGCTCGACGCCAGCACCGGCGACGTCCTGAAGACCTTCACCACCGACCGTGCGGTGACCGGCGAAGTGACCATCGTGAACGACAGCGCGGGCCTGGCCAAGATCGCCTATGCGGCCGACCTGGGCGGCAACGTCTACCGCATTGCCATAGGCGCTGCCGCACCGGGCAGTTGGACGATGACCAAGATCGCCTCGCTCGGCTGCGCCACGACGACCGCCACCTGCACGCCCAACCGCAAGTTCATGTTCGGCCCCGATGTGGTCGAAGACAACGGCCTCTACGTGCTGCTGCTGGGCTCTGGCGACCGCGAAAAGCCGCTGCGGTCCTATGCCGCTGCGCTTGGCGTCTCCAACCGCTTCTACATGATGGTGGACAAGCCCGCCGACGCCACTTGGCTCACCAGCGAATCCAGCAACTGCGACGGCAACTCGCTGCTGTGCCACGGATCCCTGCTGGCCATCACCGGCACCGATGCGCCTACGCCCACCGCACTGGCGGCCAAGAAAGGCTGGTACCTGGTGCTCGCGGCCGGCGAACAGGTGGTGACTTCGTCGGTCACGGCCTACGGCAACACGACCTTCAATACCCACACGCCCACCAACCCGGCCGTGAGCCAGTCGTGCCGAGCCGACCTGGGGACCGCCAACGTCTACAACCTGTCGTACCTCAACGCCACGGGGCAGAACGGCGCCCGCTTCCAGAACGTGGTCGGCGGCGGCCTTGCGCCCTCGCCCGTGGTCGGCCGGGTCATGGTGGGCGACACCTTCCGCGACGTGGTGATCGGCGCCAACCCCGATTCGTTCCTGAGCCCGAAGGGCGCGGCGGTCAAGACCGCCTTCACGCAGCCCAAGGGCCGCGTCTACTGGTTCATCCAGAAGTAA
- a CDS encoding GspH/FimT family pseudopilin, with translation MRARGFTLVELMVTIVVLVVLVSVAVPSFDNIRLSSRLTSYSTDLVAGSQLARSEAIKRNAAVTLCASSNGTACATNGQWEAGWIVISNGGQVIQKQPATASGYQMRDSGGLSALSFEATGVGGTAANITICRATPLGNQERVVKISATGRSSITRTNAGSCGA, from the coding sequence ATGCGCGCACGCGGCTTCACGCTCGTCGAGCTGATGGTCACCATCGTAGTGCTGGTGGTGCTGGTGTCGGTGGCCGTGCCCTCCTTCGACAACATCCGGCTTTCGAGCCGCTTGACCTCCTACTCGACCGATCTCGTGGCCGGCAGCCAGCTGGCCCGGAGCGAAGCCATCAAGCGCAATGCGGCGGTGACGCTGTGCGCCTCGTCCAACGGCACGGCCTGCGCCACCAACGGCCAGTGGGAAGCCGGCTGGATCGTCATCAGCAACGGCGGGCAAGTCATCCAGAAGCAGCCCGCCACCGCCAGCGGCTACCAGATGCGCGACAGCGGCGGCCTCAGCGCCCTCTCCTTCGAGGCCACCGGGGTGGGCGGTACCGCGGCCAACATCACGATCTGCCGGGCCACTCCCCTGGGTAACCAGGAGCGGGTGGTCAAGATCAGTGCCACGGGACGCTCCTCGATCACGCGAACCAACGCAGGCAGCTGCGGTGCGTGA